The Salinispora tropica CNB-440 genome has a window encoding:
- a CDS encoding extracellular solute-binding protein — translation MTQNTDPTVITMWMPHYPVIPWFMGWVTEVAKTFNHTHPDYRVDIEGYDWYHLPNAIHQAALQGNPPTIAQYFYTSTQEAYDTRRADGSPLFTSVERALDGRTEILGEPVVLDDLLPAAREYYVYDGAVAAMAPLTSTTLLYANMTQLAAAGIADVPRTWHELDIACRAVVAQRDGPPHAITWPNHGWLFQQSVAQQGGLLADHDNGRSGRAETVNLASSEMMAYVRWWQRLHRDGHYLYLGDGNEVDWERNFQAFAEQRVAFVLTTSVESTRMADAGRRGGFDVRACRMPHNGEVPYAGNVIGGDALWLASGIDQATRDGALAFIQFLSSPANAAARHRETNFMPGTRGAIDLLDDQGWFLENPHHWTAVAQLEANDGTAAGKGALLGDFAAIQNVMTRAMHDVLTGGVNADERFQRATAEAQRLLDNYNEYCAGQRPRGHILIH, via the coding sequence ATGACACAGAACACCGATCCGACGGTCATCACGATGTGGATGCCCCACTATCCGGTCATACCCTGGTTCATGGGCTGGGTTACCGAAGTCGCGAAGACCTTCAACCACACTCATCCCGACTACCGGGTCGATATCGAGGGATACGACTGGTACCACCTGCCCAACGCAATCCACCAGGCGGCGCTGCAGGGCAACCCACCCACGATCGCGCAGTACTTCTACACCTCGACCCAGGAGGCGTACGACACCCGGAGGGCCGACGGCTCACCGCTGTTCACCTCGGTCGAGCGTGCGCTCGACGGTCGTACCGAGATTCTTGGGGAGCCGGTCGTGCTTGATGACCTGCTGCCGGCGGCCCGGGAATACTATGTCTACGACGGCGCAGTCGCCGCGATGGCACCGCTCACCTCCACGACGCTGCTGTATGCCAACATGACGCAGCTTGCGGCGGCCGGCATAGCCGACGTACCGAGAACGTGGCACGAACTCGATATTGCGTGTAGAGCAGTCGTCGCGCAGCGCGACGGGCCGCCGCACGCCATCACCTGGCCCAACCATGGTTGGCTGTTCCAGCAGTCCGTTGCCCAACAGGGCGGACTACTCGCTGATCATGACAACGGCCGGTCCGGGCGGGCTGAGACCGTCAATCTGGCGTCCAGCGAAATGATGGCCTACGTCCGGTGGTGGCAGCGGCTGCATCGAGACGGCCACTACCTATATCTGGGCGATGGAAACGAGGTCGACTGGGAACGCAACTTTCAGGCGTTCGCCGAGCAGCGGGTGGCGTTCGTGCTGACCACCTCGGTCGAGTCGACGCGCATGGCGGACGCCGGTAGGCGTGGGGGCTTCGACGTCAGGGCCTGCCGGATGCCCCACAACGGAGAGGTCCCGTACGCCGGCAATGTCATCGGCGGTGACGCGCTTTGGCTGGCGAGCGGCATTGACCAGGCCACCCGGGATGGCGCACTGGCGTTCATCCAGTTCCTGAGCAGCCCGGCCAACGCGGCCGCGAGGCATCGCGAAACCAACTTCATGCCGGGTACCAGGGGCGCTATCGACCTGCTCGACGACCAGGGTTGGTTCCTGGAGAACCCACACCACTGGACAGCCGTAGCACAACTGGAGGCCAACGACGGTACAGCGGCCGGTAAGGGTGCCCTGCTTGGCGACTTCGCGGCAATCCAGAACGTCATGACCAGGGCAATGCACGATGTCCTGACTGGTGGGGTCAACGCCGACGAGCGGTTCCAGCGGGCCACCGCCGAGGCGCAGCGTCTCCTCGACAACTACAACGAGTACTGCGCCGGTCAGCGGCCACGCGGGCATATCCTGATCCACTGA